The DNA window TGCCGGCCCCCCACGCTGGGGAACAGGGCAAAGAAGAAGCCGCCGTGCGTATGCAGCGTGGTGCCTTGCAGCGCCAAGGGCGCCACCGCCGGGATCTCCGCGCCGGCCAAATCCAGAGCGAACTGATGCTCCTCACCGATTTGTGCGGCGCTCCAGCGCTCCGGGCGATAAAACTTCACCACGTAACGCCGGCGATCTTCGTCCATAAACTGATAGACGCGGTTCTCATAACTGTTCAACGCCGTCAGGCCGGAATCAACGCGCAGGCCAACCCCTTCTAGCGCGTCCATTATCAAATCGGGCGACAGAGTTTCGAAATTAAAAGCAGAGTTATTCATAACGTTCGTTTGATCGCTGACAGCACGGTGCCGGGAATGAGAAATAGTAGCATTAATGGCGCATTTCACGCGCTATGCTTTCTCGCACCGCACGAGGATCAGTCCTTGATAACGCCGCGAGCGCGCAACAACGCCGTTTTAAAATCTTCTTCGTAATCTTTCTTCAGGCCTGGGATCTGATCCGTGCCGGCGCTACCGCGCATTTTCAGATGGTAAATAAGAATGTCGTCGCTCAACTCGGACAGCTCACCCTGAAAACCCGCTTCCTTCGCCAGCTTTTGCAAAAATTGCATCAAATTGAGATCGGGATCTTCCTGCCAGGCCGGGTGCAGCAGCTCGATCAATTCGTTTACGCGATGCGTTTTCATCTCAATATCGTCCAATAGCATGAATAAACTCACAAAGTAACAGGCTTACCCACGCAGTGAAAGAACCGGCTTGTCAATAAAGGTAAATCCTGATGTCACGCCGGCTTTAGCGCTACAATCAGCGCATCGACAAGGCGGGATAAACGAAATGCATAAAGAAATCAGCGGCGTAATTTTGGCCGGCGGGCGGGCCACGCGTATGGGTGGCGAGGACAAAGGCCTGGTGTCGATTGGCGGTGTCGCGCTCTATCAACAGGTACTCGCCAGGTTACGGCCGCAGGTGGCTTCCATCGCCATCAGCGCCAACCGCAATCAGGCACGTTATCAAGCGAGCGGTTTGCCGGTGATTGGCGATCTGACGTCCGATTTCGCTGGGCCGTTGGCCGGGATGCTCGCCGGGCTCAAGCAGGCTCCCAGCGAATGGGTGGTTTTCGTCCCTTGTGATGTCCCTGACTTTCCCGCCAACTTAGTCGCGCAGTTATGGCGACAAAAAAACGCGGCGCTGGCAGCCTTTGCCAGTGATGGCGAGCGAGATCACCCTACGCTGGCGTTATTGCATACCCAACTAGCGCCGCAGCTGGCCGACTACCTGGCGCGCGGTGAACGCAAGCTGATGCTGTTCTTGCATCAGATCGGCGCGCAACGCGTGGTGTTCAGCGGGCAACAAGCGGCATTTCATAACCTGAATACACCGGAAGATTGCCTGAACTGGCAGCAAGCACGGGAGCTAAAAAAATGAATCGTTTATTGCCCCCCTTACTGGCCATCGGCGCCTACAGCGGAACGGGGAAAACTACCCTGCTCAAACAGCTGATCCCACTGCTGAAACAACGCCAGGTGAGGATTGGACTGATCAAGCATACGCATCACGACATGGATGTAGATACGCCGGGTAAAGACAGCTATGAGTTGCGTAAAGCGGGCGCAGACCAAACGCTGGTCGCCAGCGATCGGCGTTGGGCATTAATGACCGAAACGCCGGAGCAACAACCGTTGGATCTGCATTACCTGGCTGGGCGCTTTGACGCCGATAAGGTCGATTTGATCCTGGTGGAAGGGTTCAAACATGAGCCGGTCAGCAAGATCCTGCTTTATCGCGCTGAGATCGGCAGAGCGTTGGAAGATATGCTGGATCAGTTTGTTATAGCGGTAGCCAGCGACCGACCGTTATCCATCACGGCTAAGCAGCTGGATCTCAATCAGCCGGAAAGCATCGCCGACTTTATAGTCGAGTGGTTGAAAGGCGCAGCGTAGCTGCGCTTTTTTGTTTTTTACGCATAGCAAAAAGCCCTGAACGTCAGTTCAGGGCTTTCGGCTTTGTTTGATGCCTGGCAGTGTCCTACTCTCGCATGGGGAGACCCCACACTACCATCGGCGCTACGGCGTTTCACTTCTGAGTTCGGCATGGGGTCAGGTGGGACCACCGCGCTATTGCCGCCAGGCAAATTCTGTTTTATTCCAACCGCTTCACTCTCGTGTCGCCATCAGAACCAATCTCGGAACTTCGCTGAAAATTATTCGTATCATCCTGATACTCACCCCTTCGGGGCCAACGCTCCGCGTTGTTCAAAATCGTTCCCGACGATTTTGTCTCTCTAAAAACACCTTCGGTGTTGTAAGGTTAAGCCTCACGGATCATTAGTACTGGTTAGCTCAATGCATCGCTGCACTTACACACCCAGCCTATCAACGTCTTAGTCTTAAACGTTCCTTCAGGGGCCTTAAAGGTCCAGGGAAGACTCATCTTGAGGCAAGTTTCGCGCTTAGATGCTTTCAGCGCTTATCTTTTCCGCACTTAGCTACCGGGCAATGCCATTGGCATGACAACCCGAACACCAGTGGTGCGTTCACTCCGGTCCTCTCGTACTAGGAGCAACCCCTCTCAATCTTCCAACGCCCACGGCAGATAGGGACCGAACTGTCTCACGACGTTCTAAACCCAGCTCGCGTACCACTTTAAATGGCGAACAGCCATACCCTTGGGACCTACTTCAGCCCCAGGATGTGATGAGCCGACATCGAGGTGCCAAACACCGCCGTCGATATGAACTCTTGGGCGGTATCAGCCTGTTATCCCCGGAGTACCTTTTATCCGTTGAGCGATGGCCCTTCCATTCAGAACCACCGGATCACTAAGACCTACTTTCGTACCTGCTCGAGCCGTCACTCTCGCAGTCAAGCTAGCTTATGCCTTTGCACTAACCTCACGATGTCCGACCGTGATTAGCTAACCTTCGTGCTCCTCCGTTACTCTTTGGGAGGAGACCGCCCCAGTCAAACTACCCACCAGACACTGTCCTCACCCCAGATTATGGGGCAGAGTTAGAACATCAAACATTAAAGGGTGGTATTTCAAGGATGGCTCCACGCAGACTGGCGTCCACGCTTCAAAGCCTCCCACCTATCCTACACATCAAGGCTCAATGTTCAGTGTCAAGCTATAGTAAAGGTTCACGGGGTCTTTCCGTCTTGCCGCGGGTACACTGCATCTTCACAGCGAGTTCAATTTCACTGAGTCTCGGGTGGAGACAGCCTGGCCATCATTACGCCATTCGTGCAGGTCGGAACTTACCCGACAAGGAATTTCGCTACCTTAGGACCGTTATAGTTACGGCCGCCGTTTACTGGGGCTTCGATCAAGAGCTTCGCCTTGCGGCTGACCCCATCAATTAACCTTCCAGCACCGGGCAGGCGTCACACCGTATACGTCCACTTTCGTGTTTGCACAGTGCTGTGTTTTTATTAAACAGTTGCAGCCAGCTGGTATCTTCGACTGGCTTCAGCTCCATCCGCGAGGGACTTCACCTACATGCCAGCGTGCCTTCTCCCGAAGTTACGGCACCATTTTGCCTAGTTCCTTCACCCGAGTTCTCTCAAGCGCCTTGGTATTCTCTACCTGACCACCTGTGTCGGTTTGGGGTACGATTTAATGTTACCTGATGCTTAGAGGATTTTCCTGGAAGCAGGGCATCAACTACTTCTGCACCGTAGTGCATCGTCATCACGCCTCAGGGTTAGTATGCAACCGGATTTACCAGGTCACACCCCCTACACGCTTAAACCGGGACAACCGTCGCCCGGCTAGCCTAGCCTTCTCCGTCCCCCCTTCGCAGTAACACCAAGTACAGGAATATTAACCTGTTTCCCATCGACTACGCTTTTCAGCCTCGCCTTAGGGGTCGACTCACCCTGCCCCGATTAACGTTGGACAGGAACCCTTGGTCTTCCGGCGAGCGGGCTTTTCACCCGCTTTATCGTTACTTATGTCAGCATTCGCACTTCTGATACCTCCAGCAACCCTCACAGGCCACCTTCAACGGCTTACAGAACGCTCCCCTACCCAACAACGCATAAGCGTCGCTGCCGCAGCTTCGGTGCATGGTTTAGCCCCGTTACATCTTCCGCGCAGGCCGACTCGACCAGTGAGCTATTACGCTTTCTTTAAATGATGGCTGCTTCTAAGCCAACATCCTGGCTGTCTATGCCTTCCCACATCGTTTCCCACTTAACCATGACTTTGGGACCTTAGCTGGCGGTCTGGGTTGTTTCCCTCTTCACGACGGACGTTAGCACCCGCCGTGTGTCTCCCGTGATAACATTCTTCGGTATTCGGAGTTTGCATCGGTTTGGTAAGCCGGGATGGCCCCCTAGCCGAAACAGTGCTCTACCCCCGAAGATGAGTTCACGAGGCGCTACCTAAATAGCTTTCGGGGAGAACCAGCTATCTCCCGGTTTGATTGGCCTTTCACCCCCAGCCACAAGTCATCCGCTAATTTTTCAACATTAGTCGGTTCGGTCCTCCAGTTAGTGTTACCCAACCTTCAACCTGCCCATGGCTAGATCACCGGGTTTCGGGTCTATACCTTGCAACTATTCGCCCAGTTAAGACTCGGTTTCCCTACGGCTCCCCTATACGGTTAACCTTGCTACAAAATATAAGTCGCTGACCCATTATACAAAAGGTACGCAGTCACACCACGAAGGTGCTCCCACTGCTTGTACGTACACGGTTTCAGGTTCTATTTCACTCCCCTCGCCGGGGTTCTTTTCGCCTTTCCCTCACGGTACTGGTTCACTATCGGTCAGTCAGGAGTATTTAGCCTTGGAGGATGGTCCCCCCATATTCAGACAGGATGTCACGTGTCCCGCCCTACTCATCGAACTCACGACCTGTGCATTTTAGTGTACGGGGCTATCACCCTTTGCTGCGCGACTTTCCAGACGCTTCCACTAACACACAAGCCGATTCAGGTTCTGGGCTCCTCCCCGTTCGCTCGCCGCTACTGGGGGAATCTCGGTTGATTTCTTTTCCTCGGGGTACTTAGATGTTTCAGTTCCCCCGGTTCGCCTCATGCCACTATGTATTCATGACATGATAGTGTGTCGAAACACACTGGGTTTCCCCATTCGGGTATCGCCGGTTGTAACGGTTCATATCACCTTACCGACGCTTTTCGCAGATTAGCACGCCCTTCATCGCCTCTGACTGCCTAGGCATCCACCGTGTACGCTTAGTCACTTAACCTCACAACCCGAAGATGTTTCCATCGTTCGTGCTGCAAACATTTGAGAGACTCTATGACAGGTTACTCTTCATCCCAATACATCTACGGAGGGATAAATTTCAGCCGTCATGTTTCAATTTTCAGCTTGTTCCAGATTGTTAAAGAGCAAAATACTTCGCAGCATACTGTCGCCAATATACTCTGAAGTATTGAAATACCGGACTATATGGTGGAGCTAAGCGGGATCGAACCGCTGACCTCCTGCGTGCAAGGCAGGCGCTCTCCCAGCTGAGCTATAGCCCCATACAGTCACGTGCAGTACCTTTTCCACTTCTGAGAAGTGGTAGGCCTGAGTGGACTTGAACCACCGACCTCACCCTTATCAGGGGTGCGCTCTAACCACCTGAGCTACAAGCCTATAAAGGTATTTCTGCTCGTTACTTTCTATCAGACAATCTGTGTGAGCACGCCACTCGAACTAATATCTTTAGGTAAGGAGGTGATCCAACCGCAGGTTCCCCTACGGTTACCTTGTTACGACTTCACCCCAGTCATGAATCACAAAGTGGTAAGCGCCCTCCCGAAGGTTAAGCTACCTACTTCTTTTGCAACCCACTCCCATGGTGTGACGGGCGGTGTGTACAAGGTTTTTGCATCCGAAGATGCTGGATATCGTCTTGTGGAGTGCCCACACAGATTGTCTGATAAATTGTTAAAGAGCAGTGAGTTAGGCGCTTTCGCTTACTAACTCGAGGTGGCGTATATTACGCTTTTCACCCGGAGAGTCAAGCGTTTATTTCGCTTTTCTCTCGCTGACCCGGCGGCTTGTCAGTCGTTGTTCCCGGTCAGTGGAGGCGCATTATAGGGAGTTCTCGGCGGGCCGCAACCCCTAATTGCAAAAAACTTTTCAAGCGCGGTTTTTTTCGGCAAAAGGGCGAAAAAGCGGCGAATTAATGTCACTTTTTCAGGCAAACAGCCGTAAAAGCTGGCGTTCACTGGAGTAAAATAGAATTAACGATGTCAGTAAGGACCCGCAGCCATGCCATTAAATGCGCAACAACAGGCCGCCCAACGCAATCTTTCTTATCTGCTTGCAGAGAAACTCGGCCAACAAATTCTGGCGGGCGATTATCAGGCCGGCAGCATCCTGCCTGGTGAAATGGAACTGGGCGAGCAATTCGGCGTCAGCCGCACTGCGGTGCGCGAAGCGGTAAAGATGTTAGCCGCCAAAGGCATGTTATTGCCGCGCCCGCGGATCGGCACCCGCGTAATGCCGCAAAGCCAATGGAACTTTCTCGATCAGGATTTACTGACCTGGTGGATGACGAGGGAAAACTTCGATCAGGTGATGCAACACTTTCTTATCTTGCGCACCTCGCTGGAGCCGCAGGCCTGCGCATTGGCGGCGAGCCACGCCAGCCCGCAGCAAACCAAGCTGCTGGCGGAACTGATGGCGGAAATGCGCGCGCTGCATACCCAGTTTGACCGCGAACGCTGGATCCTGGTCGATACCCAATTCCACCAGCTTATCTACGAGGCCAGCGGCAACCCGTTCCTGACCTCGTTCGCCAACCTGTTCAGTTCGGTGTACCAAAGCTACTTCCGCGCCATCACCGGCAATGAAGTGATCAAGCTGCGCCATCATCAGGCCATCGTCGATGCAATACTCGCCGGGGACAGCGCCGGCGCGCTTGTCGCCTGCCAGGTGCTGCTGAAAGAGAAAGACTAGACACGCTCCCCGCTTATATATAGAAGAAAGAGACGAGGGACAGACGACCATTTAACCAGGACCGACCATGACTCAATCCGCGCGCAGTATGGCAGGACTACCGTGGATCGCCGCAATGGCGTTCTTTATGCAGGCGCTGGACGCCACCATCCTCAACACGGCGCTGCCGGCGATCGCCCAAAGCCTGGGGCGTTCGCCGCTGGCGATGCAATCGGCCGTCATCAGCTACACGCTGACGGTGGCGATGCTGATCCCGGTCAGCGGCTGGCTGGCGGACCGCTTCGGCACCCGGCGCGTGTTCATCTTCGCCGTCACGTTATTCACCCTCGGCTCGCTGCTGTGCGCGCTGTCCCCCACGCTGAGCGCGCTGGTTGCCTCTCGCGTACTGCAAGGCATCGGCGGCGCGATGATGATGCCGGTCGCACGGCTGGCGCTGCTGCGCGCCTACCCACGCAGCGAACTGCTGCCGGTGCTGAACTTCGTCACCATGCCTGGCCTGGTCGGGCCGATTCTGGGGCCGCTGCTGGGCGGCTGGCTGGTGACCTACGCCACCTGGCATTGGATTTTCCTGATCAATATCCCGATCGGCCTGCTCGGCATCTTCTATGCGCGCAAATACATGCCGGACTTCACCACGCCCAAACGCCGCTTCGATTTTCTTGGTTTTATGCTGTTCGGCCTGAGCCTGGTGCTGATCTCCACCGGGCTGGAACTGTTTGGCGAGCGGGTACTGGCGAGCTACGTTTCGCTGGGTATTCTGCTCAGCGGTTTCGTGATGCTGTTCGGCTACATCGCGCACGCCCGCCGTCATCCTCAGCCGCTGATCGGTCTCGACCTGTTCAAAACCCGTACCTTCTCGGTCGGCATCGCCGGCAACGTCGCTTCCAGGTTGGGCACCGGCTGCGTGCCGTTTTTAATGCCGCTCATGCTGCAGGTAGGCTTCGGCTACACGGCGATCGTCGCCGGCTGCATGATGGCGCCGACTGCCATCGGTTCGCTGATGGCAAAATCCACCGTCACTCAGGTGCTGCGCTGGTTCGGCTACCGTAAAACGCTGGTCGGCATCACCGTTATTATCGGGGTGCTGATCGCCCAGTTCGCCCTGCAAAGCCCGGGTATGCCGCTGTGGCTGATGATCCTGCCGCTGTTCGTGCTGGGCATGGCGATGTCCACCCAGTTCACCGCCATGAACACCATCAGCCTGGCGGATTTGAACGACGCCAACGCCAGCGCCGGCAACAGCGTCCTGGCGGTCACCCAGCAGCTGTCCATCAGCTTCGGCGTGGCAATCAGCGCGGCGGTGCTGCGTTTTTACGAATCCCTGTCGTTAGGCACCATGATTGACCACTTCCACTACACCTTTATCACCATGGGGATCGTCACCGTGGCGTCGGCGCTGGTATTTATGTTGCTAAGAAGGAAGGATGGCCGCAATTTGATCAGCGGCCAGGAAAGCAAGAAAGAAGCGAAGGCGGCGAGTTAACGGCGGCCCACCGAGGCACGTTCCACCAGCTCGGGCGTCAGCACCAGCACCTGGGGCGCACGCTCCGGGTTCTGCAGGCGGTTGATCAGCGCATCGATCGCCAGTTCGCCCAGCGAATCCTTCGGTTGATGAATGGTGCTCAGCGGCGGCGCCAGATAACGCGCCAGCTCAATGTCATCGTAGCCCATCACCGCCATATCTTGCGGCACCGACAGTCCGGCCTGATACAGCGCCTGATAAACGCCTACCGCCACCGCGTCGTTGCCGGCAAACACCGCATGGGGCGGCTCGTCCAGCGCCAGCAGCTGGCGCATGGCGTTTACCCCGCCATCAAACTCAAAGTCGCAATGCACTTCATACCCTGGCGGAACCGGTAATCCGGCGCGCCGCATTGCGTTGCGATAGCCTTCCAGCCGGTGACGAGCGGTAGTTTTGTCCTGCGGACCGGCGATGCAGGCGATCTTGCGATAACCACGGGCGATCAGATGATCGGTCGCCATCTCGCCGCCCAGCAGCGAGTTATCCTGAATAATGTCGTTGGCGCCCTCGAACGGCGCCCAGTCCATCATCACGATCGGCAATGACGGGTAGCGGCTCAGGGCGTCCTGCGATGGCCGATGGTTTTCCGTGCACATCAGCAGCAAACCGTCGACGCGCTTTTGCAGCAGCGTCTCCATGCTGCGGTTCATGCGCGCGGCGTCTTCTTCGGTATTGCACAGGATCAGGCTGTAGCCGCGCTCATAGCAGCTGCGCTCCACGCCGCGTACCACTTCGGCATAAAACGGGTTGTTGCTGGCGGTCACCAACATGCCGATGGTACGCGTCTGATTGAGCTTCAGGCTGCGCGCCAGCGCAGAAGGCGCATAGTTCAGCTGTTCTACGGCCGCCATGACCTTGTCGCGCACGCTGTCGCTGACAAAGCGATTGTTGTTGACCACATGCGAAACGGTAGAGGTTGAAACGCCCGCCAGGCGGGCGACATCTTTCATGGTGGCCAAAGGATCACCCCTGTTGCTGCAAGAAGGCGTCGATCTCTTCACGCCAGGGCACTGAAGGCTGCGCACCGGGGCGGGTCACGGCGATCGCCGCCGCCGCATGGGCGAAACGCACCGCGTCGGCCATGATTCTACCTTCCAGCAGGGCGGTCACCAGCGCACCGTTAAAGGTATCGCCGGCGGCGATAGTGTCCACCGCCTGCACCTTGAAGCCGGGCACCAGTTTGCCGTTGCCGTTTTCGCTCAGCCACACGCCGCGGCTGCCGAGGGTGATGATCACCGTCGCGATGCCTTTATCGTGCAGCGCCTGCGCCGCGCGCGCCGCATCGGCGTCGTTGTCCACGGCGATGCCGGTCAGGCGCTGCGCTTCGGTTTCATTCGGGGTGATCATATCGATCATGCCCAGCAGCTCGTCCGGCAGCTCACGCGCCGGAGCCGGATTGAGGATCACCTGCGTTTGATGCTGCTTCGCCAGGCGGGCAGCGGCGATCACCGTCTCGAGCGGCGACTCCAGCTGCATCAGCAGAGCGTCGGCGTCGATCACTTTTTGTTGGTAGCGCGCCAGGTAATCCGGCGTCACCGCGGCGTTGGCGCCGGCATCGATGCCGATCACGTTCTCGCCCTCGGCGTTGACGAAGATCAGCGCCACGCCGGTAGTGCTGTCGGCGATGGCTTCAATCGGTTGGGTATCAATGCGATCGCTCGCCAGCTGCCGGCGGACACGTTCGCCGATATCGTCGGCGCCCACGCAGGCGATAAAGGCGATCTCCGCCCCGCTGCGCCCGGCCGCCACCGCCTGATTCGCGCCCTTGCCGCCAAACGCCACCTTATACTGCTTCCCGATCACCGTTTCGCCCGGATGGGGGAACTGTTCAATATTGAGGATATGGTCGGCATTGATGCTGCCCAGAACCACCAGCTTACCTGTTTCCATCGCATTGATTCCTGAATTGCGCGCCATCGTGAACGCCCCGTCCCGATGGCGCTGGTATGACTTACTGAGTGACCAGTTTCAAATCGACCGGAATGGTCGCCGGCACTTTTTCGCCTTTCAGCACTTTGTCGGCGGTTTCCACACCGATCACGCCGATCTGATCGGGGCGCTGCGCCACGGTCGCCGCCAGCTTGCCGCCTTCGACCGCTTTCACGCCGTCGGCGGTGCCGTCGAAGCCTACCACGATCACGTCGGTTTTACCGGCGGTTTGCAACGCGCGCAGCGCGCCCAGCGCCATCTCATCGTTCTGGGCGAACACCGCCTGCACATCCGGATGGGCGGTCAGCAGGTTCTGCATCACGTTCAGACCCTTGGTGCGGTCGAAATCGGCCGGCTGGCTGGCCAACAGTTTGAATTTATTCTGATCCAGCGACTGCTTGAAGCCTTCACCGCGTTCACGCGCGGCGGAGGTGCCGGCAATGCCTTCCAGCTGAATTACCTTGGCATCGGCGCCCACTTTCTTGGCGATGAAATCACCGGCCATTTTGCCGCCCACACGGTTGTCCGAAGCGATATGGCTCACCACGTCCCCCTTGCTCGCCACGCGGTCCAGCGTGATGACGGGGATTTTCGCCTGGTTGGCCATCTTGATGGCGTTGCCCACCGCATCGGAGTCGGTCGGGTTGATCAGCAGCAGCTTAGGCGCCCGCACCATCAGATCCTGCACGTTGGCCAGTTCTTTCGCCGGGTTGTTCTGGGAGTCCAGCACCACCAGGTTGTAACCCAGCTTGTTGGCCTCTTGCTGCGCGCCATCCTTCATCGAGACGAAGAACGGGTTGTTGAGGGTCGACACCACCAGCGCGATGGTGTCTTTGGCCATGGCATTGGCGCTCAGGGTGGCGCTCAGCGCGATGGCGGAGGCTAAGGTTGCCAGTTTTTTCATTTTCATCATCGTGATTCCTGTAGGGGGAGGTTACTTGTTGCTTTTGTTATCTACCAGAACCGCCAGCAGTATCACCACTGCCTTCACGATCATTTGGTAGTAGGAAGAAACACCCAGTAAATTCAGACCGTTGTTCAGGAAGCCAAGGATCAGCGCCCCAATCAGCGTGCCGACGATGCGGCCCTTGCCGCCGGCCAGGCTGGTGCCGCCCAGCACTACGGCGGCGATGGCGTCCAGCTCATAGCCGGTGCCGGCGGTCGGCTGCGCCGACGACAGGCGCGCCACTTCAATCACCCCAGCCAGCGCCGCTAACAGGCCGCACAGCGAGTAGACAATGATCTTCACTTTATCGACGCTGATGCCGGACAGGCGAGTCGCCGCCTCGTTGCCGCCCAGGGCATAAATATAACGGCCCAGGCGCGTATGGTGCAGCATATACCAGGCGGCGATGAACACGATCGCCATGATCCAGATCGGCGTAGGCACGCCCAGCGGACGGCCAATGCCGAACCAGCCGAAGGTGTCGGCCACGTCGGTGAAACCGGTGTTGACCGGGCTGCCGTTGGTGTACACCATGGTGACGCCGCGCAGCAGCAACATCATCACCAGCGTGGCGATAAAGGCCTGCACTTTGCCTTTGGCGACGATCACCCCGGTGCAGGCACCAACCGCAGCGCCCAGCGCCAATGCCGCCGCCACCGCCACCAGCGCGTTGACCTCAAAGCCGACAATCGACGCTGCCACCGCGCCGGTCAGCGCCAGCAGCGATCCCACCGACAGATCGATGCCGGACGTGAGGATCACCAGCGTCATCCCCACCGCCATGATGGCGTTTACCGAAGTCTGCTGCAGAATATTGAACAGGTTGTTCAGGGTGAAAAAATTCGGGCTCATGGAAGAGACCACGGCGATCAGCACCAGCAGAGCAATCAACGACTTCTGCTCTAACAGCCACTCTTTACTGAACCAGCGCTTAGCTGCGATAGTCTGGGAACTCATATCTGATTACTCCTGCTTTACGCCGTATTGCTTGCCGACGGCTGCCGCCATCAACGCTTCCTGGGTGGCCTGTTCAATCGGAAACTCGCCGCTGAGATGCCCTTCGTGCATCACCAGAATGCGATCGCTCATGCCCATCACCTCCGGCATTTCCGAAGACACCAGAATGATGCTCAGCCCTTCCTGCTTGAACTGGTTGATTAACTGATAAATCTCTTTTTTCGCCCCAACGTCGACGCCGCGCGTCGGCTCATCGAGGATCAGCACCTTCGGCCGGGTCATCAGGCCGCGGGCGATCGCCACTTTTTGCTGGTTGCCACCGGAAAGCAGACCTATAGGCTGCTCCATCGACGGCGTTTTGATATTGAACAGCCGGATGAAATCCCCCACCGCCTGCCGCTCGTCGGCCTGTTTCAGGCTGCCGTCGGCGCGGCTAAAGTAGCGCAGCGCGGTCAGCGACATGTTTTCCTTCACCGACATGCCCAGCACCAGGCCATCGCGCTTGCGGTCTTCCGAGATATAGACGATACCGTTCGCCAACCCGTCCTGCGGCGAATGGGTGACCACGTCGCGGCCGTCCAGGCTGACGGTGCCGGCCTTGCGCGGCGCGGCGCCGTATAGGATCTTCATCAATTCGGTGCGCCCGGCGCCCATCAGCCCAGCCACGCCGAGGATCTCGCCGCGGTACAGCGTAAAGCTGACGTCTTCAACGCCGGGGCCGGAAAGGTGGCTGACTTCCAGCCGCTTTTCCCCACGCGGCAAATCAAGACGCGGATATTGTTCTTCCAGCTTGCGGCCGACCATCATCTCTATCAGCGAATCTTCCTGCAGCTCGCTCACCGGCCGCTCGGCGATAAACTGCCCGTCGCGGAACACGGTCACGTCGTCGCAGATTTCAAAAATCTCTTTCAGGCGGTGCGATATATACACAATGCCGCGCCCTTCGGCCTTCAGCTCGTTGATCACCTTGAACAGCGAGGCGGTTTCGGTGTCGGTCAGCGCATCGGTTGGTTCGTCCATGATGATCACTTTCGATTCGAAGCTCAGCACCTTGGCGATCTCCACCATCTGCTGATCGCCGATCGACAGCTCGCCCACCAGCCGGTGGCTGCTGTAGCGCAGGTTGAGGCGCGCCAGCAAGCGATCGGCCTCGGCGTACATACGCTTCCAGTCAATGCGGCCGAAACGGTTGACGAATTCGCGGCCGAGGAAGATGTTTTCCGCAATCGTCAGCTGCGGGATCAGGTTCAGCTCCTGGTGGATAATGCCGATGCCCGCTTCCTGCGAATCCTTAGGCCCGTTGAACGCCACCTCTTTACCGAGAAAATACTGACTGCCGGCGTCTTTCTGATAGATGCCGGTCAGCACTTTCATCATGGTGGACTTCCCGGCGCCGTTTTCCCCCACCAGCGCCATCACCTTGCCGGGATAGACGCTGAGGGCGGCGCCGGAAAGCGCCTTCACGCCGGGAAAGGCTTTATCAATCCCTTTCAGTTGCAGTAAAGGTTGCATAAACGCCTCAGAATGTTACGCCGGCGCACAGGATCACGTTCGCGTAAGGCGAACACTCCCCGCTGCGGATCACCGCCCGGCTGTGCTCGGTTTGCGCTTTAAACGCCTGATGGCTGATATAACGCACATTGATGGTATTGCCCTGGCGTTGG is part of the Serratia surfactantfaciens genome and encodes:
- a CDS encoding YihD family protein, whose translation is MKTHRVNELIELLHPAWQEDPDLNLMQFLQKLAKEAGFQGELSELSDDILIYHLKMRGSAGTDQIPGLKKDYEEDFKTALLRARGVIKD
- the mobA gene encoding molybdenum cofactor guanylyltransferase MobA, with the translated sequence MHKEISGVILAGGRATRMGGEDKGLVSIGGVALYQQVLARLRPQVASIAISANRNQARYQASGLPVIGDLTSDFAGPLAGMLAGLKQAPSEWVVFVPCDVPDFPANLVAQLWRQKNAALAAFASDGERDHPTLALLHTQLAPQLADYLARGERKLMLFLHQIGAQRVVFSGQQAAFHNLNTPEDCLNWQQARELKK
- the mobB gene encoding molybdopterin-guanine dinucleotide biosynthesis protein MobB, with protein sequence MNRLLPPLLAIGAYSGTGKTTLLKQLIPLLKQRQVRIGLIKHTHHDMDVDTPGKDSYELRKAGADQTLVASDRRWALMTETPEQQPLDLHYLAGRFDADKVDLILVEGFKHEPVSKILLYRAEIGRALEDMLDQFVIAVASDRPLSITAKQLDLNQPESIADFIVEWLKGAA
- a CDS encoding FadR/GntR family transcriptional regulator; the encoded protein is MPLNAQQQAAQRNLSYLLAEKLGQQILAGDYQAGSILPGEMELGEQFGVSRTAVREAVKMLAAKGMLLPRPRIGTRVMPQSQWNFLDQDLLTWWMTRENFDQVMQHFLILRTSLEPQACALAASHASPQQTKLLAELMAEMRALHTQFDRERWILVDTQFHQLIYEASGNPFLTSFANLFSSVYQSYFRAITGNEVIKLRHHQAIVDAILAGDSAGALVACQVLLKEKD
- the mdtD gene encoding multidrug transporter subunit MdtD, which encodes MTQSARSMAGLPWIAAMAFFMQALDATILNTALPAIAQSLGRSPLAMQSAVISYTLTVAMLIPVSGWLADRFGTRRVFIFAVTLFTLGSLLCALSPTLSALVASRVLQGIGGAMMMPVARLALLRAYPRSELLPVLNFVTMPGLVGPILGPLLGGWLVTYATWHWIFLINIPIGLLGIFYARKYMPDFTTPKRRFDFLGFMLFGLSLVLISTGLELFGERVLASYVSLGILLSGFVMLFGYIAHARRHPQPLIGLDLFKTRTFSVGIAGNVASRLGTGCVPFLMPLMLQVGFGYTAIVAGCMMAPTAIGSLMAKSTVTQVLRWFGYRKTLVGITVIIGVLIAQFALQSPGMPLWLMILPLFVLGMAMSTQFTAMNTISLADLNDANASAGNSVLAVTQQLSISFGVAISAAVLRFYESLSLGTMIDHFHYTFITMGIVTVASALVFMLLRRKDGRNLISGQESKKEAKAAS
- the rbsR gene encoding ribose operon transcriptional repressor RbsR, coding for MATMKDVARLAGVSTSTVSHVVNNNRFVSDSVRDKVMAAVEQLNYAPSALARSLKLNQTRTIGMLVTASNNPFYAEVVRGVERSCYERGYSLILCNTEEDAARMNRSMETLLQKRVDGLLLMCTENHRPSQDALSRYPSLPIVMMDWAPFEGANDIIQDNSLLGGEMATDHLIARGYRKIACIAGPQDKTTARHRLEGYRNAMRRAGLPVPPGYEVHCDFEFDGGVNAMRQLLALDEPPHAVFAGNDAVAVGVYQALYQAGLSVPQDMAVMGYDDIELARYLAPPLSTIHQPKDSLGELAIDALINRLQNPERAPQVLVLTPELVERASVGRR